The following are encoded together in the Bacillus cereus group sp. RP43 genome:
- a CDS encoding alcohol acetyltransferase, whose protein sequence is MNVEWYKLDNAGKLYASTVTSRVSTVFRLSVNLKSMVNPEVLQWAIEQTLEQLPLFKVIVKKGIFWNYFKKTNEIPIASIEHYYPCSNLFFTSHNTFPYRILYYNRRISFEVSHMLTDGTGALEFLKLLVTYYVTKKEFLNLQMETKSRINLEFEDSFATYYEENVPSWQEGLDYAYKLPFKFDKKGIYHITTGEINIREIKQLSKSQGISITTYLISKYIEVLIEIQAELAANPKPITINVPVNLRNFFESQTLRNFFVSIPITIDPRLGEYTFHEIVQRVQIEFKRYLNNKQLKPLIARNIRGERNVLLRLLPLTIKDQLAPIIHSKFGESLYTSSISNLGVVSLNEEIEPFIERFEFYPPPSVGNKIKVGVISYGSYMYITFGNISDIQIVEREFFRKLKKDGINVKIESNRRGY, encoded by the coding sequence ATGAACGTAGAGTGGTACAAACTAGATAATGCCGGAAAGCTATATGCTTCAACTGTTACATCGAGAGTTTCTACGGTTTTTAGACTCTCAGTTAACCTTAAAAGCATGGTTAATCCTGAAGTTTTACAATGGGCTATTGAACAAACATTAGAACAACTCCCTCTATTTAAAGTAATCGTAAAGAAGGGGATTTTCTGGAATTATTTTAAAAAAACGAATGAAATTCCTATTGCTTCAATAGAGCATTACTATCCTTGTTCTAATCTGTTTTTTACCAGTCATAATACATTCCCTTATCGCATTCTGTATTATAACAGAAGGATATCTTTTGAAGTTTCGCATATGCTGACAGACGGTACGGGAGCTCTAGAATTTTTGAAACTCTTGGTGACTTATTATGTTACAAAGAAAGAATTTCTTAATTTGCAAATGGAAACGAAAAGTAGAATTAACTTAGAGTTTGAAGATTCTTTTGCTACATATTATGAAGAAAATGTACCAAGCTGGCAAGAAGGTCTTGATTATGCATACAAACTCCCATTTAAGTTTGATAAAAAGGGAATATATCATATTACTACAGGAGAAATCAATATAAGAGAAATTAAACAGTTATCTAAATCTCAAGGTATAAGCATTACTACGTATTTAATATCTAAATACATAGAGGTATTAATCGAAATTCAAGCTGAGCTAGCAGCTAATCCTAAACCTATCACCATAAATGTACCTGTTAACTTGCGGAACTTTTTTGAAAGTCAAACACTTCGTAATTTCTTTGTTAGTATACCCATAACAATTGATCCTCGTCTAGGAGAATACACATTTCATGAGATTGTACAGAGGGTTCAAATAGAATTTAAACGATATTTGAACAACAAACAGCTGAAACCACTTATTGCTCGAAATATTCGTGGAGAAAGAAATGTCTTGCTACGACTTCTGCCACTTACTATTAAGGACCAATTGGCACCTATTATACACTCGAAATTTGGGGAAAGTTTGTATACAAGCTCTATTTCTAATTTAGGGGTAGTATCTCTGAATGAGGAAATAGAACCTTTTATTGAACGATTTGAATTCTATCCACCGCCAAGTGTAGGTAATAAAATTAAAGTGGGAGTTATTAGTTATGGTTCTTACATGTATATTACTTTCGGAAATATATCTGATATTCAAATTGTAGAACGGGAGTTCTTTAGAAAACTAAAAAAAGATGGTATTAATGTGAAAATAGAATCTAATAGGAGAGGATATTAG
- a CDS encoding DUF4097 family beta strand repeat-containing protein — protein MKKVFKNVLPVTVVVSSVLIFTSACTNDASSDKKNSSTKYEEKSYSIEADKISQISLAAMDRSVDVVKSNDNEIHITYFENAKEFYAINVSDEKSLIMQAKTEKELKDYVGFNFDKTHRNIKISVPRGIESGIEIKTSNGDINLSEVNISGTIDAITSNGKIKASNVEIEKRFKLETKNDDINLSNVKVKGSVDATASNGNLDIEKVAIEDTLKLKSKNGGINGTIVGSYDVFSISSQASKGKNNLPENKSGGDKKLDVNVNNGDINLKFVR, from the coding sequence ATGAAAAAAGTTTTTAAAAATGTCTTACCTGTCACTGTAGTTGTTAGCTCAGTACTAATTTTTACTTCTGCATGTACAAATGATGCTAGTTCTGATAAGAAAAATAGTTCAACAAAATATGAGGAAAAGAGCTATTCAATAGAAGCAGATAAGATTTCCCAAATATCTCTAGCTGCAATGGATCGAAGTGTAGATGTGGTAAAATCAAACGATAACGAGATTCATATTACGTATTTTGAAAATGCTAAAGAATTCTATGCGATAAATGTTTCAGATGAAAAGAGTTTAATTATGCAAGCCAAAACCGAAAAAGAATTGAAAGACTATGTGGGCTTTAATTTCGATAAAACACATAGAAATATAAAGATATCAGTTCCGCGCGGAATTGAAAGTGGTATTGAAATAAAAACATCTAATGGGGATATTAATCTTTCAGAAGTAAATATATCTGGTACTATCGATGCAATAACTTCAAATGGAAAAATAAAAGCTTCTAATGTAGAAATTGAGAAAAGATTCAAATTGGAAACCAAAAATGACGATATAAATCTATCCAATGTTAAGGTGAAAGGTTCCGTTGATGCAACAGCTTCAAATGGTAACCTAGATATAGAAAAAGTTGCAATTGAAGATACATTAAAATTAAAATCGAAAAATGGTGGTATAAATGGAACTATAGTAGGATCGTATGATGTATTTAGTATTTCGAGCCAAGCTTCTAAAGGTAAAAACAATCTGCCAGAAAATAAAAGTGGTGGTGATAAAAAATTAGATGTCAATGTTAATAATGGAGACATAAACCTTAAATTTGTTCGTTAA
- a CDS encoding DUF6320 domain-containing protein — MAYCPKCGIQVERDQIPCPLCFTYIPKVSSDEQLLKENGFPHYYSMYENVRDNVLKLIFRIFSVVALLALFIPTLINFILAKTLTWSLYSSSSVISFWIVIYVFSKKVKRKALILNITTICLLLALDIADKQINWSVTIAIPIFLMCVTLIWLNRMFYKKNKKRWLAFAGVITISVFVLTAWISFILGQYTNRPYTFSRFLEDMKVFLSIGAVCLILSYGFPNKWKEILKRKFHF, encoded by the coding sequence GTGGCATATTGTCCAAAGTGCGGTATTCAGGTAGAGAGGGACCAAATACCTTGCCCATTATGCTTTACCTATATTCCTAAGGTCTCAAGCGATGAACAGCTTCTTAAAGAAAATGGTTTTCCACACTATTACAGTATGTATGAAAATGTAAGAGATAATGTACTAAAACTAATCTTTCGTATCTTTAGCGTAGTGGCTCTTTTAGCTCTTTTCATTCCTACATTAATTAATTTTATATTAGCTAAAACTTTAACATGGTCTCTATATAGTAGCAGTTCAGTCATTTCTTTTTGGATTGTAATTTATGTTTTTTCTAAGAAAGTTAAAAGGAAAGCTCTTATATTAAATATTACAACTATATGTTTATTACTTGCATTAGATATAGCTGATAAACAAATAAATTGGTCTGTTACTATAGCAATTCCTATATTTTTAATGTGTGTTACTTTAATCTGGCTGAACAGAATGTTTTATAAAAAGAACAAAAAAAGATGGCTTGCTTTTGCGGGAGTAATTACAATATCTGTATTTGTTTTGACAGCATGGATCAGTTTTATATTAGGACAATATACTAACCGTCCCTATACCTTTTCAAGGTTTCTTGAGGATATGAAAGTCTTTTTATCTATTGGTGCCGTATGTCTAATTCTTTCCTATGGTTTTCCAAACAAATGGAAAGAAATATTGAAAAGGAAATTTCATTTTTAA